One genomic window of Arachis hypogaea cultivar Tifrunner chromosome 8, arahy.Tifrunner.gnm2.J5K5, whole genome shotgun sequence includes the following:
- the LOC112706909 gene encoding uncharacterized protein: MLGIAACVVVVSVVIYAYKRIMPPPPKGPPVITSPRIKLRDGRHLAYSERGVLRENATYKVILVHGYDSSKDIYLPLSQEVMAELGLYIVTYDRAGYGESDPNPKRNVKSEAFDIQELADQLHLGSKFYLIGMSIGTYPVWACLKYIPHRLAGVSLVVPVINFWWPYFPPKLVKREFEKQLKRDQWKLRIAHYAPGFVLYWWMTQKFFPRDSISERHPILLNKRDLETMQQMSQVPMPNQHKIRQQGEYESLYRDMMVHFGDWEFDPMELQNPFPQNDEASYVYLWQGHEDKLVPFELQRFLARQLPWIRYHEVPDGGHFIIHEKHFCEAIFRELLLGEQPKIN, from the exons ATGCTGGGAATAGCAGCATGTGTGGTGGTAGTGAGTGTTGTAATTTATGCATATAAAAGAATAATGCCTCCTCCACCAAAGGGTCCTCCTGTTATTACTTCACCAAGAATTAAGCTGAGAGATGGTAGACACTTGGCTTATAGCGAGAGGGGGGTCCTGAGAGAAAATGCTACATACAAGGTCATTCTTGTCCATGGCTATGACAGCTCCAAGGATATCTATTTGCCTCTTTCTCAA GAAGTGATGGCAGAGCTGGGTTTGTACATTGTGACATATGACAGAGCAGGGTATGGAGAAAGTGATCCAAATCCAAAGCGCAATGTGAAGAGTGAAGCATTTGATATTCAAGAACTTGCTGATCAGTTGCACCTGGGTTCTAAATTCTATCTTATTGGGATGTCCATTGGAACATACCCTGTTTGGGCCTGTCTCAAATACATACCCCACAG GCTAGCTGGTGTGTCACTAGTAGTTCCTGTGATAAATTTCTGGTggccttattttcctccaaaattggTGAAGCGGGAATTTGAGAAGCAACTTAAAAGGGACCAATGGAAACTGCGGATTGCCCACTATGCCCCTGGATTTGTGCTTTATTGGTGGATGACCCAGAAGTTCTTCCCTCGTGATTCTATATCTGAGAGACACCCTATACTTCTTAACAAACGAGACCTGGAAACTATGCAGCAAATGTCACAAGTACCTATGCCCAATCAG CATAAGATACGGCAGCAAGGTGAATATGAATCCTTGTATCGAGATATGATGGTGCATTTTGGAGACTGGGAATTTGACCCTATGGAACTTCAAAATCCATTCCCACAAAATGATGAGGCTTCTTATGTGTATCTATGGCAGGGTCATGAAGACAAGCTTGTTCCATTTGAGCTACAAAGGTTCCTTGCAAGGCAACTACCTTGGATAAGGTATCATGAAGTTCCGGATGGTGGACATTTCATCATTCATGAAAAGCACTTCTGTGAAGCTATTTTTAGAGAACTTTTGCTTGGAGAACaaccaaaaattaattaa
- the LOC112706910 gene encoding uncharacterized protein encodes MKRFGHHLKLLFSDKKPSQSQAKQLCRGFCQGTKVVSPNQDDLVMISPRIKLRDGRHLAYLERGVSKDVAKYKIIIVHGFGSSKEMNFLAPQELIDELGIYLLQYDRAGYGESDPNPKRSLKSEALDIQELADQLELGPQFYVIGVSMGSYATWSCLQYLPHRLAGLALIAPVINYKWPSLPKSLIREDYRRKLVQWARWLASYCPRLLHWWVTQKWLPSAAVIEKNPAFFNKSDIDILKTLPGFPMLTKDSLREQVVFDTLRHDWRVAFGKWEFDPLKLMNPFPHSTSSSVHIWQGYEDKVVPSQLQRFVSGKLPWIHYHEVPDGGHLIVYYRGLCEAILRALLLGQEYIAYKPNKSALFALNGVEDKCSCSREEDPTCRDHLTLPLHTPKD; translated from the exons ATGAAAAGATTCGGACATCACCTTAAACTATTGTTCAGTGATAAAAAACCATCACAATCTCAGGCAAAACAACTCTGCAGAGGTTTCTGTCAG GGGACTAAGGTTGTTTCTCCAAACCAAGATGATCTTGTTATGATTTCACCAAGAATTAAACTCAGAGATGGGAGGCACCTGGCTTATCTTGAGAGAGGGGTTTCTAAGGATGTGGCAAAGTACAAGATCATCATTGTCCATGGTTTTGGAAGCTCCAAAGAGATGAACTTTCTCGCACCCCAA gaACTAATAGATGAACTAGGCATATATCTGCTGCAATATGACCGAGCTGGGTATGGAGAAAGTGATCCAAATCCCAAACGCTCGCTCAAAAGTGAAGCACTTGACATTCAAGAACTTGCTGATCAGTTAGAGTTAGGGCCACAGTTCTATGTCATTGGAGTCTCAATGGGTTCATATGCTACATGGAGTTGCCTTCAGTACTTGCCCCACAG GCTTGCAGGGTTGGCACTGATAGCACCAGTGATCAATTACAAGTGGCCTTCACTTCCGAAGAGtctaataagagaggattataGAAGGAAACTTGTGCAATGGGCAAGGTGGCTTGCAAGCTATTGTCCTAGGCTATTGCATTGGTGGGTAACTCAAAAGTGGCTGCCTTCAGCTGCTGTCATTGAAAAGAACCCAGCTTTCTTCAACAAGAGTGATATTGATATTCTAAAAACACTCCCTGGCTTCCCAATGCTTACCAAG GACAGCTTAAGGGAACAAGTTGTATTTGACACACTTAGGCATGATTGGAGGGTTGCTTTTGGAAAATGGGAATTTGACCCTTTAAAGCTCATGAATCCATTCCCTCATAGCACAAGTTCTTCAGTTCACATATGGCAGGGATATGAAGACAAGGTTGTGCCATCTCAACTTCAGAGGTTTGTGTCAGGGAAGCTTCCATGGATACATTATCATGAAGTTCCAGATGGTGGACATTTAATTGTGTACTATAGGGGATTATGTGAGGCCATATTAAGGGCACTCTTACTTGGACAAGAATACATTGCATATAAGCCTAATAAGTCAGCATTATTTGCACTCAATGGGGTTGAGGACAAATGTTCTTGCTCCAGAGAGGAGGATCCTACTTGTAGGGATCATTTAACCCTACCTCTTCATACTCCAAAGGACTAG
- the LOC112706911 gene encoding ABSCISIC ACID-INSENSITIVE 5-like protein 1 translates to MQQTTMAVSGTKTISHETLTQELLQSEAAEPVSKQNSILSLTLDEIQCKSGKSFGSMSMDEFLASIWSSEDNNNNNNNTNQTLHDEQASQHIMKSAGTKTEQQQQGSFCVIPSPICKKTVEEVWSEIHKDQEPQQRDESNNIGMNEALRKQQTLGEMTLEDFLIKAGVVQESKLTSKSRVATTTIMPLVFQNHVSNIASSNRPMDPSYAVRSPMGVGFPSQQNLGNHGTNNNGLGTYPILLQNNNSSTRLLDSSVGSSRKRVIDGPPEVVVERRQRRMLKNRESAARSRARRQAYTVELEAELNVLKEENENLKQILDEAELKRKQEISQRKHTTKPQKRTEKLREIRRTISAAW, encoded by the exons ATGCAACAAACAACAATGGCAGTTTCTGGAACAAAAACCATTTCTCATGAAACCCTCACACAAGAATTGTTACAATCAGAAGCAGCAGAACCAGTGAGCAAGCAGAACTCAATCCTCTCACTCACACTTGATGAGATCCAATGCAAGAGTGGTAAGAGCTTTGGATCCATGAGCATGGATGAATTCTTAGCCAGCATTTGGAGCTCtgaggacaacaacaacaacaacaacaacacaaaTCAAACCCTTCATGATGAACAAGCTTCTCAACACATCATGAAAAGTGCTGGAACAAAaacagaacaacaacaacaaggttCATTCTGTGTCATCCCATCTCCAATTTGCAAGAAAACTGTGGAGGAAGTTTGGTCTGAGATCCACAAAGACCAAGAACCACAACAAAGGGATGAATCTAACAACATTGGAATGAATGAGGCACTTAGAAAGCAACAAACACTTGGGGAAATGACATTGGAGGATTTTCTAATTAAAGCTGGTGTTGTACAAGAATCAAAATTGACATCAAAATCAAGAGTTGCTACTACAACAATAATGCCTTTAGTATTTCAGAATCATGTTAGCAACATTGCAAGTAGTAATAGACCAATGGATCCAAGTTATGCAGTGAGGTCTCCTATGGGGGTAGGATTCCCTAGCCAACAAAATCTTGGGAACCATGGGACTAATAACAATGGACTTGGAACATATCCAATTTTGTTACAGAATAATAATAGCTCCACAAGGCTTCTGGACTCGAGCGTGGGCAGCAGCAGGAAGAGGGTAATTGATGGTCCTCCAGAAGTGGTGGTAGAGCGAAGGCAGCGCAGAATGTTGAAGAATCGAGAATCTGCCGCAAGATCACGGGCGAGAAGACAG GCATATACGGTTGAACTAGAAGCAGAGCTGAATGTGCTAAAGGAAGAGAATGAGAATCTAAAACAAATTCTG GATGAAGCAGAGCTCAAGAGGAAACAAGAG ATTTCACAGAGGAAGCACACAACAAAGCCACAAAAGAGGACAGAAAAATTGAGGGAAATAAGAAGGACTATTAGTGCAGCTTGGTGA